The following proteins are encoded in a genomic region of Aquifex aeolicus VF5:
- the folP gene encoding dihydropteroate synthase: protein MLLIKHFEDKDLFYKFLKEKIGVFFREAEQRAFEGIFHCVYFSDPSIPPNALFESARKSCVSIFHKDGRTVVCGSEAKLKDFCSELVKYPEAKKLAQEILESFIRYRKKYFQLNYNQKILPLGLKTAIMGVLNVTPDSFSDGGEFLEPKKAVERAVKMAQEGAEIIDIGGESTRPGSKRISAEEELNRVLPALKEVRRELPDTWISVDTYKAEVAKACLDEGADIINDVSGGTFDPEILKVVTEYRCPYVINHMKGRPETWKEEPIIYEDVVEEISQFFKNQINKLKELGFREEEKIILDPGIGFGKLPEHNVEILKRFHEFKIFGKILMVGVSRKSFIGLILEGFLNRKTEPKERLFGSLGALAPAVLGGASIVRVHDVKETREFLALLDAVRTYDVS from the coding sequence ATGCTTCTAATCAAACACTTTGAGGATAAGGACCTCTTTTACAAATTTCTGAAAGAGAAAATCGGCGTATTTTTTAGAGAGGCTGAGCAGAGGGCTTTTGAGGGTATTTTTCACTGCGTTTACTTTTCCGATCCCTCTATTCCTCCGAATGCCTTATTTGAATCTGCAAGGAAGAGTTGTGTTTCCATTTTTCACAAGGACGGAAGAACCGTAGTTTGCGGAAGTGAAGCGAAGCTAAAGGACTTTTGTTCGGAACTCGTAAAATACCCTGAGGCTAAGAAGCTCGCTCAGGAAATACTTGAGAGTTTTATAAGGTACAGAAAAAAGTACTTTCAATTAAATTACAATCAGAAAATACTTCCGCTGGGGCTAAAAACCGCGATAATGGGAGTTTTAAACGTTACGCCTGACAGCTTTTCCGACGGAGGAGAGTTCTTAGAACCAAAGAAAGCGGTTGAAAGGGCTGTAAAGATGGCACAGGAGGGAGCGGAGATTATAGACATAGGGGGAGAGAGCACGAGACCGGGCTCAAAAAGGATAAGTGCTGAGGAAGAACTAAATAGAGTTTTACCCGCTTTAAAGGAAGTGAGAAGAGAACTTCCTGACACATGGATTTCCGTGGACACTTACAAGGCGGAGGTTGCAAAGGCTTGCCTTGACGAGGGAGCGGACATAATAAACGATGTGAGCGGTGGGACGTTTGACCCGGAAATACTGAAAGTTGTTACAGAGTACAGGTGCCCTTACGTTATAAACCACATGAAGGGAAGACCCGAAACGTGGAAGGAAGAGCCCATAATTTACGAGGACGTGGTGGAAGAAATTTCACAATTTTTTAAAAATCAGATAAATAAATTAAAGGAGTTAGGTTTTAGAGAAGAGGAAAAAATTATTCTTGATCCAGGCATAGGCTTCGGCAAACTGCCCGAGCACAACGTTGAAATACTCAAGCGCTTTCACGAATTTAAAATTTTCGGAAAAATACTCATGGTTGGAGTATCGAGAAAGTCTTTTATAGGATTGATTTTAGAAGGGTTCTTAAACAGGAAGACGGAGCCAAAGGAAAGGCTATTTGGAAGTCTCGGAGCTCTTGCTCCCGCGGTTCTGGGAGGTGCTAGCATAGTAAGGGTTCACGACGTTAAGGAAACGAGGGAATTTTTAGCTCTGCTTGACGCTGTGAGGACGTATGACGTTTCTTGA
- a CDS encoding YgaP family membrane protein has translation MDRLLRLTSGVVLLIVFLFGILPAQDVHWFWKAFIVFMSINQIQSAFTNWCPVVSLYRALGVKECTC, from the coding sequence ATGGACAGACTCCTCAGACTCACTTCTGGTGTAGTACTGCTTATAGTGTTCTTATTCGGAATACTGCCAGCTCAGGATGTGCACTGGTTTTGGAAGGCGTTTATAGTGTTTATGTCAATAAATCAAATACAGTCGGCCTTCACTAACTGGTGTCCCGTAGTCAGCCTGTACAGAGCTCTGGGGGTGAAAGAGTGCACCTGCTGA
- the accC gene encoding acetyl-CoA carboxylase biotin carboxylase subunit has product MFRKVLVANRGEVAVRIIRACKELGIKTVAIYSEADVRSLHVKKADEAYLITGDPIRAYLDYVRIVDLAKQVGADAIHPGYGFLAENADFARYCRRRGITFIGPTPEQIEMFGDKVKAKKVMKEVGLPTIPGTEEPVRTLEDAKHAVKEIGFPVMLKAAYGGGGRGMRVIRNEEELEKNFESAFREAETFFGKGDLFIEKYVENPKHIEVQILGDKYGNIIHLGERDCSIQRRHQKLIEIAPSPKLPQDLRMKILGNAVRAMTRVGYENAGTLEFLVDLKTGEYYFIEMNTRLQVEHTITEAITGVDIVEAMIRIAAGEPLPYLQSDITFRGYAIEFRINAEDPKKNFAPAPGKITSYYSPGGPGVRIDASVYKDYIIPPYYDSMIAKMTVWALTWEKAVARARRALDEFVVRGVPTNIPLYREIVRDPDFLKGDFGTRFLEEKIAKGEYDFEIEGEKPMEDVVLAISAAIAAHYGL; this is encoded by the coding sequence ATGTTTAGAAAAGTTCTCGTTGCCAACAGGGGTGAAGTTGCGGTAAGGATAATAAGGGCCTGTAAAGAGCTGGGAATAAAAACAGTTGCGATATATTCGGAAGCGGATGTGCGTTCCCTCCACGTTAAAAAAGCAGATGAAGCTTACCTCATTACGGGAGATCCGATAAGGGCTTACCTTGATTACGTGAGAATAGTTGACCTTGCAAAGCAGGTGGGGGCGGATGCCATTCACCCGGGTTATGGCTTTTTGGCGGAAAACGCCGACTTTGCGCGTTACTGCAGGAGGAGGGGGATAACTTTTATAGGCCCTACTCCCGAACAAATAGAGATGTTCGGAGATAAAGTAAAGGCTAAAAAGGTTATGAAGGAGGTGGGGCTCCCTACAATACCTGGAACGGAAGAGCCAGTAAGAACTCTTGAAGATGCAAAACACGCCGTTAAGGAGATAGGTTTCCCCGTGATGCTGAAAGCCGCTTACGGCGGTGGCGGTAGGGGGATGAGAGTTATTAGAAACGAGGAAGAACTTGAAAAGAACTTCGAGAGCGCGTTCAGGGAAGCGGAAACCTTCTTCGGAAAAGGAGACCTATTTATAGAAAAGTACGTGGAAAACCCAAAACACATAGAAGTTCAAATCCTCGGAGATAAGTACGGAAACATAATACACCTAGGAGAAAGAGATTGTTCAATTCAGAGGAGACACCAGAAGTTAATCGAGATAGCCCCGTCCCCTAAACTCCCTCAGGATCTCAGGATGAAAATCCTCGGAAACGCCGTAAGGGCGATGACAAGAGTAGGATACGAAAACGCAGGAACACTTGAGTTTTTGGTGGACCTCAAAACGGGAGAGTATTACTTCATTGAGATGAATACAAGACTTCAGGTGGAACACACAATTACGGAAGCAATTACGGGAGTGGACATAGTTGAAGCGATGATAAGGATAGCGGCGGGAGAACCTTTGCCTTACCTCCAAAGCGATATAACTTTCAGGGGATACGCAATAGAGTTCAGGATAAATGCTGAAGATCCTAAGAAAAACTTTGCACCTGCACCCGGTAAAATTACCTCTTATTACTCCCCCGGAGGGCCTGGTGTAAGAATAGACGCCTCCGTTTACAAGGACTACATTATCCCGCCCTACTACGATTCCATGATTGCAAAGATGACAGTATGGGCACTAACATGGGAAAAGGCTGTGGCAAGGGCAAGGAGAGCACTTGATGAGTTCGTAGTGAGGGGAGTTCCCACGAATATACCCCTCTACAGGGAAATAGTAAGAGACCCCGACTTCTTAAAGGGAGACTTCGGAACAAGGTTCTTGGAAGAGAAAATAGCGAAGGGAGAGTACGACTTTGAAATAGAAGGCGAAAAGCCCATGGAAGACGTAGTTCTTGCAATATCGGCGGCTATAGCAGCCCACTACGGACTTTAA
- the dnaB gene encoding replicative DNA helicase, protein MQFVDKLPCDESAERAVLGSMLEDPENIPLVLEYLKEEDFCIDEHKLLFRVLTNLWSEYGNKLDFVLIKDHLEKKNLLQKIPIDWLEELYEEAVSPDTLEEVCKIVKQRSAQRAIIQLGIELIHKGKENKDFHTLIEEAQSRIFSIAESATSTQFYHVKDVAEEVIELIYKFKSSDRLVTGLPSGFTELDLKTTGFHPGDLIILAARPGMGKTAFMLSIIYNLAKDEGKPSAVFSLEMSKEQLVMRLLSMMSEVPLFKIRSGSISNEDLKKLEASAIELAKYDIYLDDTPALTTTDLRIRARKLRKEKEVEFVAVDYLQLLRPPVRKSSRQEEVAEVSRNLKALAKELHIPVMALAQLSREVEKRSDKRPQLADLRESGQIEQDADLILFLHRPEYYKKKPNPEEQGIAEVIIAKQRQGPTDIVKLAFIKEYTKFANLEALPEQPPEEEELSEIIETQEDEGFEDIDF, encoded by the coding sequence ATGCAATTTGTGGATAAACTTCCCTGTGACGAATCCGCCGAGAGGGCGGTTCTTGGCAGTATGCTTGAAGACCCCGAAAACATACCTCTGGTACTTGAATACCTTAAAGAAGAAGACTTCTGCATAGACGAGCACAAGCTACTTTTCAGGGTTCTTACAAACCTCTGGTCCGAGTACGGCAATAAGCTCGATTTCGTATTAATAAAGGATCACCTTGAAAAGAAAAACTTACTCCAGAAAATACCTATAGACTGGCTCGAAGAACTCTACGAGGAGGCGGTATCCCCTGACACGCTTGAGGAAGTCTGCAAAATAGTAAAACAACGTTCCGCACAGAGGGCGATAATTCAACTCGGTATAGAACTCATTCACAAAGGAAAGGAAAACAAAGACTTTCACACATTAATCGAGGAAGCCCAGAGCAGGATATTTTCCATAGCGGAAAGTGCTACATCTACGCAGTTTTACCATGTGAAAGACGTTGCGGAAGAAGTTATAGAACTCATTTATAAATTCAAAAGCTCTGACAGGCTAGTCACGGGACTCCCAAGCGGTTTCACGGAACTCGATCTAAAGACGACGGGATTCCACCCTGGAGACTTAATAATACTCGCCGCAAGACCCGGTATGGGGAAAACCGCCTTTATGCTCTCCATAATCTACAATCTCGCAAAAGACGAGGGAAAACCCTCAGCTGTATTTTCCTTGGAAATGAGCAAGGAACAGCTCGTTATGAGACTCCTCTCTATGATGTCGGAGGTCCCACTTTTCAAGATAAGGTCTGGAAGTATATCGAATGAAGATTTAAAGAAGCTTGAAGCAAGCGCAATAGAACTCGCAAAGTACGACATATACCTCGACGACACACCCGCTCTCACTACAACGGATTTAAGGATAAGGGCAAGAAAGCTCAGAAAGGAAAAGGAAGTTGAGTTCGTGGCGGTGGACTACTTGCAACTTCTGAGACCGCCAGTCCGAAAGAGTTCAAGACAGGAGGAAGTGGCAGAGGTTTCAAGAAACTTAAAAGCCCTTGCAAAGGAACTTCACATTCCCGTTATGGCACTTGCGCAGCTCTCCCGTGAGGTGGAAAAGAGGAGTGATAAAAGACCCCAGCTTGCGGACCTCAGAGAATCCGGACAGATAGAACAGGACGCAGACCTAATCCTTTTCCTCCACAGACCCGAGTACTACAAGAAAAAGCCAAATCCCGAAGAGCAGGGTATAGCGGAAGTGATAATAGCCAAGCAAAGGCAAGGACCCACGGACATTGTGAAGCTCGCATTTATTAAGGAGTACACTAAGTTTGCAAACCTAGAAGCCCTTCCTGAACAACCTCCTGAAGAAGAGGAACTTTCCGAAATTATTGAAACACAGGAGGATGAAGGATTCGAAGATATTGACTTCTGA
- the gspC gene encoding type II secretion system protein GspC has protein sequence MYLVYALSLAFTLSVFLSVFSLYYLFNRSLDINFVPKVKKEESVNLANLQGKLKEIFNYSVQEVKTSKPSVSSAVSPPSFKVKGIIISERIRGVILEEGSKDVFLSEGQSFKGYKLAKVENDRVIFEKNGVEFPLEFKVTKGEKSLTQVNPTLSSLPSEIVVSRREILELTKDPAKMFTQIRLVPYIKNGKTEGFIFEWVKPGSLFYKLGLRRGDILVSINNTTIRSGEDAFRILQMIRNEPNLKVELIRRGKREEINVRIE, from the coding sequence ATGTACCTTGTATACGCCCTGAGTTTAGCTTTTACTTTATCCGTATTCCTCAGCGTGTTCAGTCTATATTACCTCTTTAACCGCTCCCTTGACATTAACTTCGTCCCGAAGGTTAAAAAAGAAGAAAGTGTGAATTTGGCAAATCTTCAGGGGAAATTGAAGGAGATATTCAATTACTCCGTTCAGGAAGTAAAAACCTCAAAACCTTCGGTGAGCTCCGCTGTTTCTCCGCCTTCGTTCAAGGTCAAAGGAATTATAATTTCGGAAAGGATAAGGGGTGTGATACTCGAAGAAGGTTCAAAAGATGTTTTCTTATCCGAAGGTCAATCTTTCAAGGGCTACAAGCTTGCAAAGGTAGAAAACGATAGGGTAATTTTTGAGAAAAACGGTGTAGAATTTCCCCTAGAGTTTAAAGTAACGAAGGGAGAAAAGAGTTTAACTCAAGTAAACCCTACTCTTTCAAGCCTTCCCTCGGAAATCGTGGTAAGTAGGAGGGAAATTCTGGAACTCACCAAGGACCCCGCGAAGATGTTCACTCAAATACGCTTAGTGCCTTACATAAAAAATGGAAAAACCGAGGGCTTTATATTCGAGTGGGTAAAGCCCGGAAGTTTGTTTTACAAGCTCGGGCTGAGGAGAGGAGACATTCTCGTTTCCATTAACAACACTACGATAAGGAGCGGAGAGGATGCCTTCAGGATACTGCAAATGATAAGGAACGAACCTAACTTAAAAGTAGAGCTTATCAGAAGAGGTAAAAGGGAGGAGATAAATGTCCGAATTGAGTGA
- a CDS encoding GspE/PulE family protein, with the protein MSELSESFEYIVEEENERELLVIVPQNYNFFAVEELRFKKGKDVKLKVLSEEEYAKLIQDRISGENVVLEEEEEREEKSEDILFQRDTSPAVRLVNTVLIKASSVNASDVHFEPYEDEAVVRIRMDGVLHDYTKVSPSLYQEVVSRIKVMAKLNVAEKRIPQDGKIRVKIGKRDYDIRVSVVPTVFGERVVLRLLEKTGQLLTLSDLGLSKGDEEKVRRLAEKPYGIVLVTGPTGAGKSTTLYAMLLHVKNPKKNIITIEDPVEYQVKGISQIQVNPKVGLTFAQGLRAILRQDPDVIMVGEIRDPETAEVAVQAALTGHLVLSTLHTNDAPSAITRLKDLGIEPFLIASSLEGVIAQRLVRKICNNCKEPYKPSKEEIRELGLPEEDYTFYRGRGCEHCLGTGYRGRTGIFEVLEVDEDMKKLINETQDSVKIRQFARKKGYKTMLEDGIEKILKGITTSSEVLSVVK; encoded by the coding sequence ATGTCCGAATTGAGTGAAAGCTTTGAGTACATAGTAGAAGAAGAAAACGAGAGGGAACTCCTCGTAATCGTCCCTCAAAATTACAACTTTTTTGCAGTTGAGGAACTGAGATTTAAGAAGGGGAAGGACGTAAAACTAAAAGTTTTGAGCGAAGAGGAATACGCAAAGCTCATTCAGGACAGGATTTCCGGGGAAAACGTAGTACTTGAAGAGGAAGAAGAGAGGGAAGAAAAGAGCGAGGACATACTCTTCCAGAGGGACACATCACCTGCCGTAAGGCTGGTGAACACTGTTCTCATAAAAGCCTCTTCCGTTAACGCCTCGGATGTCCACTTTGAACCTTACGAGGACGAAGCGGTAGTCAGGATAAGGATGGACGGAGTTCTCCACGACTATACTAAGGTATCGCCTTCCCTCTATCAGGAAGTGGTATCCCGCATAAAAGTTATGGCAAAACTGAACGTTGCGGAAAAGAGGATACCGCAGGACGGCAAAATAAGGGTGAAGATAGGAAAGAGGGACTACGATATCAGAGTTTCCGTAGTGCCGACCGTTTTTGGGGAAAGGGTAGTTCTGAGACTCCTTGAAAAGACTGGACAACTTTTAACACTCTCAGACCTCGGTTTATCGAAAGGAGACGAAGAAAAGGTGAGAAGACTCGCGGAAAAGCCTTACGGAATAGTTCTCGTGACTGGTCCGACAGGTGCCGGAAAGTCCACTACTCTTTACGCTATGCTCCTTCACGTGAAAAACCCAAAGAAGAACATAATAACCATAGAAGATCCCGTGGAGTATCAGGTAAAAGGGATAAGCCAGATTCAGGTAAACCCGAAAGTCGGACTCACCTTTGCACAGGGACTCAGGGCAATCCTGAGGCAGGATCCAGACGTCATAATGGTGGGAGAGATAAGGGACCCAGAGACGGCGGAGGTAGCAGTTCAGGCGGCATTAACGGGGCACTTAGTTTTATCGACCCTTCACACAAACGACGCACCTTCTGCAATTACGAGGTTAAAAGACCTAGGTATAGAACCTTTCCTCATAGCCTCTTCCCTCGAAGGAGTTATAGCCCAAAGGCTTGTGAGAAAGATATGCAATAACTGCAAAGAGCCCTACAAACCCTCTAAGGAAGAAATAAGAGAACTGGGTCTTCCCGAGGAAGATTACACCTTCTACAGAGGAAGAGGTTGCGAACATTGCCTCGGAACTGGCTACAGGGGTAGAACCGGAATTTTTGAAGTACTAGAAGTGGATGAAGATATGAAGAAATTGATAAACGAAACTCAGGATTCTGTAAAAATAAGGCAATTTGCGAGGAAGAAGGGGTATAAAACTATGCTCGAAGATGGTATAGAAAAGATACTGAAAGGTATCACTACGAGCAGTGAAGTGCTGAGCGTTGTTAAGTGA
- a CDS encoding ChaN family lipoprotein has product MRSTVFSLLFFFSLLFSSEWRFFKEVSFEALINELLNYQVIYLGEVHDNEEIHELQLKIFKSIHERYRNVILAMEMFQQPYQRFLDEFVEGYIDEEEMLEKTRYKKTWGMSKKLYEKLWNYAERWGIKIVALNVPFELLREVRKRGIENVKSVYLPPEIVYPPEEYREFLLKELKRHKKSSKKSFLDIQTTWDNAMAYKLLKTLILHPDYKVIVIIGKGHLYKGYGVPYVLKKLYPGVKQAVLYPEENEKFYFLFSIDFSKEYSSTNSIRLPN; this is encoded by the coding sequence TTGAGAAGTACGGTCTTTAGTCTCCTCTTTTTCTTTTCACTTCTATTTTCAAGTGAGTGGAGGTTCTTCAAAGAGGTAAGTTTTGAAGCCCTAATAAATGAATTACTAAACTATCAGGTGATATACCTGGGGGAGGTTCACGACAACGAAGAGATACACGAACTCCAGTTAAAGATTTTTAAGTCAATCCACGAAAGGTACAGGAATGTAATCCTCGCCATGGAGATGTTCCAGCAACCCTACCAAAGATTTCTGGATGAATTCGTTGAAGGATATATAGACGAAGAAGAGATGCTGGAAAAAACCAGATACAAGAAAACCTGGGGGATGAGTAAAAAGCTTTACGAAAAACTCTGGAATTACGCGGAGCGCTGGGGAATAAAGATAGTAGCTCTTAACGTACCCTTTGAACTTTTAAGAGAAGTTAGAAAAAGGGGAATAGAAAACGTAAAGAGCGTTTACCTGCCTCCTGAGATAGTCTATCCTCCCGAAGAGTACAGGGAATTTCTCTTAAAGGAATTAAAAAGGCATAAAAAGAGCAGTAAAAAGAGTTTTCTGGATATCCAAACCACTTGGGACAACGCAATGGCCTACAAGTTATTAAAGACCTTAATACTTCATCCTGATTACAAAGTAATAGTTATAATCGGAAAGGGACACCTCTACAAAGGCTACGGCGTTCCCTACGTTTTGAAAAAGCTATATCCGGGCGTGAAGCAAGCTGTACTTTATCCCGAAGAAAATGAAAAGTTTTACTTTCTGTTTTCCATAGACTTTTCTAAGGAGTACTCGTCGACGAATTCTATCAGGCTTCCGAATTGA
- the recR gene encoding recombination mediator RecR → MEDFWEDWDLAFEDVFPKSLKEALEGIKEIPTYGERGASRFMYNLLKLEKEKRKEIIEKVLEAVEVLRPCRECFLITDREVCPICSDEKRSKKFICVVEESQDAYAIEKLERYKGVYHVLQGHIAPLEGISAEDLTIDALMERIKKYQPKEVILATNPNVEGEATANYIAGLIRRKFPAVKITRTAYGFQFGSLIEFVDEYSLEKSMENRK, encoded by the coding sequence TTGGAGGACTTTTGGGAGGACTGGGACTTGGCCTTTGAGGATGTATTCCCAAAATCCCTGAAAGAAGCACTCGAAGGAATCAAGGAAATACCAACCTACGGGGAAAGGGGAGCGAGCAGGTTTATGTACAACCTTTTGAAGCTTGAGAAGGAAAAGAGAAAAGAGATAATAGAGAAAGTACTCGAAGCCGTTGAGGTTTTGAGACCTTGCAGGGAGTGTTTTTTGATAACGGACAGGGAAGTATGTCCCATATGTTCCGACGAAAAGCGTTCAAAGAAGTTCATATGTGTGGTTGAAGAGAGTCAGGACGCTTACGCAATAGAGAAATTGGAACGCTACAAGGGGGTTTACCACGTCCTTCAGGGACACATAGCACCATTGGAAGGGATATCCGCGGAGGACTTAACGATAGACGCTTTAATGGAAAGGATTAAAAAGTATCAACCAAAAGAGGTTATACTCGCTACAAATCCCAACGTGGAGGGAGAGGCAACCGCAAACTACATAGCGGGTTTAATAAGGAGGAAGTTTCCCGCGGTAAAAATCACGAGAACTGCATACGGCTTTCAATTCGGAAGCCTGATAGAATTCGTCGACGAGTACTCCTTAGAAAAGTCTATGGAAAACAGAAAGTAA
- a CDS encoding YbaB/EbfC family nucleoid-associated protein, translating to MNIYDFMKQFKNFQETMEEVKRELRDEKDILEKDGVEIVFNGLGEILNIEFKGEEKDCEKLKPVLIELINQAQDIARDKVKEAFSKRFGGLLGGLGLGL from the coding sequence ATGAATATATACGACTTTATGAAGCAGTTTAAGAACTTTCAGGAGACTATGGAGGAGGTAAAAAGGGAACTGAGGGATGAAAAGGATATCCTTGAAAAGGACGGAGTGGAAATAGTCTTCAACGGTCTTGGAGAGATATTAAACATAGAGTTTAAGGGAGAAGAAAAGGACTGCGAGAAGTTAAAGCCCGTCCTGATAGAACTTATAAATCAGGCTCAGGACATAGCGAGGGACAAGGTAAAGGAAGCCTTCAGTAAACGCTTTGGAGGACTTTTGGGAGGACTGGGACTTGGCCTTTGA
- a CDS encoding CDP-alcohol phosphatidyltransferase family protein, whose amino-acid sequence MSLLTRRLKPYYEELLEPLVNFFGKYNVSPNLITLFGLFLVGLGSFFLYLENLILAFLLLLLGALADSIDGALARRLNLKTEFGAFLDSTVDRFSDALPFTALGVHYASYGDETGVLLSFLALISSFGVSYTRARAESLGVYGLGGVFERTERWIVLLGSILLGLLKLGLFIITLGSLITVFQRVYETKKALEVKR is encoded by the coding sequence ATGAGTCTGCTCACGAGAAGGTTAAAACCCTACTACGAAGAACTCTTGGAACCCCTTGTAAACTTCTTCGGAAAGTACAACGTGAGTCCAAATCTAATCACACTTTTCGGTCTTTTCCTGGTAGGACTCGGTTCCTTCTTTCTGTACTTAGAAAACCTAATCCTCGCCTTTCTGCTACTTCTCCTCGGTGCTTTGGCAGACAGTATAGACGGGGCTCTGGCGAGGAGGCTAAATCTCAAAACAGAGTTCGGGGCGTTTCTCGACTCAACCGTTGACAGGTTCTCTGACGCTCTGCCCTTCACCGCTCTCGGTGTTCACTACGCATCCTACGGGGATGAGACAGGAGTTTTGCTTTCTTTTTTGGCTCTTATTAGTTCGTTCGGTGTGAGCTACACAAGGGCGAGGGCAGAAAGCCTCGGTGTTTACGGTCTTGGGGGAGTTTTTGAGAGAACGGAAAGGTGGATAGTTCTCTTGGGAAGTATACTCCTGGGACTGTTAAAACTGGGACTTTTTATCATTACACTTGGTTCTTTGATAACCGTTTTTCAAAGGGTTTACGAAACGAAGAAAGCTCTGGAGGTTAAGAGATGA
- a CDS encoding DUF2391 family protein yields the protein MEERIKEIEEKIEDLHREYEERHTLQRFTFSDLVQELIGAAVIALPFSLTEEVWELAQRLSLLRVLFIYFFVLFFVFIFIKYSKLQNWEQQNVAGFVPLRLITSMGISFFVSLVCLLMFGIYPDFIKDTTTLIKATLLVNVFAVIGSLGVDMAK from the coding sequence ATGGAAGAAAGGATTAAAGAAATAGAGGAAAAGATTGAAGACCTTCACAGGGAATACGAAGAAAGACACACGCTTCAAAGGTTCACGTTTTCGGATTTGGTTCAAGAACTTATTGGTGCCGCCGTAATAGCGCTTCCCTTTTCCCTCACGGAAGAGGTGTGGGAGCTTGCCCAGAGGCTTTCACTCTTGAGAGTTCTATTCATATACTTCTTCGTTCTATTCTTTGTTTTTATATTCATAAAGTACTCCAAACTCCAGAACTGGGAACAACAAAACGTCGCGGGATTTGTACCCCTTAGACTCATCACGAGTATGGGGATTTCCTTTTTCGTTTCCCTTGTGTGTTTGCTCATGTTCGGGATATACCCTGACTTTATAAAGGACACAACTACGCTTATAAAAGCAACACTCCTCGTTAACGTGTTCGCGGTAATAGGAAGTCTTGGCGTTGATATGGCAAAATGA
- a CDS encoding GNAT family N-acetyltransferase gives MSKKTQINLKIERAKEEDLPKLVDLYLRAYKGLEEYAYTHPKDVKSYLKWLWNRDKEGIFLAKVDGKIVGFGAGDANWFSRREGKRVGAIHEIVVDPEYQGHGVGTALMNTILEYFKKKGLDTAELWVGDENYKAINFYKKFGFQESGRYNYWIRMIKKLQ, from the coding sequence ATGAGTAAGAAGACGCAGATTAATTTAAAGATAGAACGGGCTAAGGAGGAGGATTTACCTAAACTTGTAGATCTCTACCTAAGGGCGTATAAAGGTCTTGAAGAGTACGCTTACACCCATCCAAAGGACGTAAAAAGTTACCTGAAGTGGCTGTGGAACAGGGATAAAGAAGGCATATTCCTGGCAAAAGTGGACGGAAAGATAGTGGGCTTTGGGGCAGGGGACGCAAACTGGTTCAGTAGAAGAGAAGGAAAGAGAGTAGGTGCAATACACGAAATCGTTGTTGACCCTGAGTACCAGGGACACGGGGTCGGAACGGCTCTTATGAACACAATTCTGGAGTACTTCAAGAAGAAGGGTCTTGACACTGCAGAGCTCTGGGTAGGAGACGAAAACTACAAGGCTATAAACTTTTACAAGAAGTTCGGCTTTCAGGAGAGCGGCAGGTACAACTACTGGATAAGGATGATAAAAAAACTACAATGA
- a CDS encoding outer membrane lipoprotein carrier protein LolA — MLILLILLTITLVFSDTFQRLKELYENTKTIKVSFVQKVKYEWYPKADVSKGIFYASKGGKVRIDYYSPDRVSIFVDRKKVVLVNFEEKVVYIESIKRNTSPVIASLFFLSEQPEKVFKPIGEFKEGDKTVLLLKPLKKDENVKEVKIYFSKDGEILGLKTYDAQGSEISINFIEVVRNYTPTDELFKPSIPEGFKVLRYE, encoded by the coding sequence ATGCTAATTTTATTAATCCTTTTAACGATTACACTCGTATTTTCTGACACCTTTCAAAGGTTAAAAGAGCTTTACGAAAACACGAAAACGATTAAGGTTTCCTTCGTGCAGAAGGTAAAGTACGAGTGGTATCCGAAAGCGGACGTGAGCAAGGGGATATTTTACGCCTCAAAGGGGGGAAAGGTAAGGATAGATTACTACTCTCCCGACAGAGTTAGTATATTCGTGGACAGGAAAAAAGTTGTACTCGTTAACTTCGAGGAAAAGGTCGTTTACATAGAGAGTATAAAGCGAAACACATCTCCCGTTATAGCGAGTCTTTTCTTCTTATCGGAACAGCCGGAGAAAGTTTTTAAACCCATCGGTGAATTTAAGGAAGGGGATAAAACGGTACTACTCCTAAAGCCCTTAAAGAAGGACGAGAACGTGAAGGAGGTGAAGATTTATTTCTCAAAAGACGGAGAAATTTTAGGACTTAAAACATACGACGCTCAAGGTTCTGAGATTAGTATAAACTTTATAGAAGTTGTTCGCAATTACACGCCTACCGATGAGTTGTTTAAGCCAAGTATACCCGAAGGCTTTAAGGTGCTAAGGTATGAGTAA